The sequence below is a genomic window from Polyangiaceae bacterium.
GCGCCGTCGCCACGCTTTGGCCAGTCGCCACGTCGAGCGCAGGCAGCTCGGTGCAGTTCGGCATCGAGCCAAACACCGAGCGACGACAGTAGTCCCACTGTTCACCTGGGTTGACCATCACCGACGCCACTCGGACGAGAACGACTGACGACCGCGCCGCCGTTGCGGTGTGTCGGTCGAGGGCGGGCCAACCGGCCAGAAGATCGCAACCATGGATGCGACGCGAGACGAGTGCGAACGGACGACAGAATTCGACACCGCGAAGACGATTTCGGTTGACGAGACTTTGGACGCTCCGCGCTCTCATTTTGCCGATCTCATTCGGACAGCGTCTGCGAAGCGCACGTGCGCCCAATGGAGGCGCGTTCGAAACCAAATCGATCTTCGAGGTGCCCGCGTGCTTGAAAGCGCAGCCACAGCGTGCTGAAGAAGGCGAAATTTCCCGTGGTATATCGGCTGAAACCACGGGGGTTTGTCATGTCATCGTCCAAAACCGTTTCCGTAGAACTGTCTGCCACCGAGCGCACTTCGCTCTCCGCACTTCAAGACCTCTCCAATCGTGATCTCTGGTCCAGCGCGGTCGTGGCCAACGCCGGTCGTCGCAAGGCGACCGCGCACTTGGTCGCGCATCTCGCTGAAATCGACCGGCGTGAGCTCGTGTATGACGAGGGCTATTCCTCCATGTACGACTTCTGCGTGCGCGGCTTGGGGATGAGTGAGGGCACGGCGTATCGGAGCATCGCCGGGGCGCGGGCCGCGCTCTCGTTTCCGGTGGTGCTTTCGCTGCTCGCCGACGGGAACCTGCACCTTTCCGGGCTTTCGCTCTTGGCTCCGCGGCTCACTCGGGAGAATCACACTGCGCTTCTGGAAGACGCCGCCGGCAAGACGAGCGCGGGGATTCGCGTGGTGCTCGCGCGCTGGTTCCCGAAGCCGGACGTCCCGGATCAGGTGAAGCCGCTGCGCACTGGTGGAAAAGGTCCGGCGCCCGGCGTGGAGCCGCTCTCGGAAGGGCGCTTCGAGGTGCATTTCAGCGCTGGCGAGAGCCTGAAAGCGAAGCTCGAGCACGCCCAGAATCTGATGAGCCACGTGAGCCGGGAGCTGGAGGTCGTGATCGAACGGGCGCTCGACGCGCTGATTCGCCAGCTGGAGAACAAGCGCTGGGGCGTTACGGACAAGCCGCGCCGCTCGCGCGGGACGAAGCCGGGCGACCCCGGCCATGCGGCCCGGCGCGAGGTGTACGAGCGCGACGGCGCCCAGTGCTGCTTCGTGTCGGAGTCCGGTGTGCGCTGCACGGCGAAGGCGTATCTCCAGTACGACCACATCGAAGCCACCGGCATCGGTGGTGGCGATGGCGCCTCCAATGGTCGGGTGTTCTGCAGGAGCCACAATTTGAACGCGGCCAAGAAGACCTTCGGCAGGGAGCACGTGGAAGACAAGATTCGCCTTCGTCAGCGAAGGCGTTCAGACTCCGAAGACGCTGAGGATGCAGAGGCGCGGGAGAAGCAAGACAAGCTCCTCCTGGCCCTCACGAGCCAAGGCTTCAAGAAGGGCGAAGCCAAGAAGGCAACGGAAAAGCTCGCTCGAGAAGCTCGCACCCTCTCGCTACAAGAGCTGCTGCGTCGTGCCCTGGCGTTGCTCGTTCCGCGATAGGCGAGCACGCGCGGGATACCCGGTGGGAAGAATCTTCGCCGGGCCGAGCTTGTTACAGAGGACCGACTCACGTGAGTACTGGGGTTAACGAGTCTTCCCCCTAACTTTCCCCGGGAGTTCCCCGAACGCCACAGTCTGCTGGGGCGCGGGCCTCGACGCGGGTCTGGCCGCGTGGTGAACTACGCGGCTCAGGAGGGTTCATGCGATCTTCGTGGCTTGCGTTGGGCTTGGTGTTGTTTGGGACGGCGAGTTGCTCGTCGGATGAGTTCACGGCGAACGGTGGTGCGGGGGGCAAGACCGGCGACGCAGGGGGCGCAGCTGGCGCTGGCGCGAGCGGTGGCGTGAGTGGCAGCGGCGGCACTGGCGGTCTGCCGGCGGACTGCACCGGCGACACCGAGTGTGACGACAAGGACATGTGCAACGGCAAGGAGACCTGCAACAACGGCAAGTGCCAAAACGGGACCCCTCCGCAGTGCACGAATCCGGATGGCGTGCACTGCAGCGCGGCGTGCGAACCATCGACGGGTGACTGCATCATCAAGGGCCTAGATGCAGATAGTGATCAGCACTTGGACGCAAAGTGTACGGCCGCAACAACGCCAGGCGACGACTGCGACGACACGAACGACAAAGTCTACACCGGCGCAGATGAAGTCTGTGACGGCATTGACAATGACTGCAACGGCAAGGACGAGCTCGAAGAGGGCACTCCGATGCTGGGCGGGGTGAGCGATCTAGTCGAAGGACAGTTTCCTGCGATCGCGTGGTCGCCGACAGACAAGCACTACGGTGTCGTATGGCTAGACCCGTTTGGCGACGGCATAAACTACGCAAGGATCGATCAAAACGGCCAGCTCGACACGTCGTCCAGGAAACAGGTCACGAAGCAGACATCGCGTCCCCGAATCGCGTGGAGTGGCACAGAATTCGGTGTTTCGTGGATTGACAACGGCCAGGTGATGTTCCGTCGTGTCCTGCCAGACGGGACATTCCCTGACGTGGCGAAGGTGGTCAGCGAGTCCTTCAGTGCCGCACCAGACACCTCGGCTGACCTGGCGGGTACGTCCAGCGGGTGGATCGTGGCGTGGTCTGATATCACCAGCAACCCCTGGGGTAGGATTCGCGTGCGAGCGATTTCGGCGACGGGCACCCCACAAGATTTCGACCACGAAGTCGGCGACACGGGAGGAAGCAATCGGGAGCCTGCCATCTCGAGTGGGTTTGCGGGCGTGCTGGTTGCGCGGGAGCGAGGCGCGCTGCAATTCTCGACTTCCATCAAGGCTTTTCGCTTGTCGAGCGCATTGGCAACCGTGGGGGATGCCGCAGTCTCCGCAGACCCGCTGCCCAACGCTGCCCAGGGCATCCATCCCGCCGCTAGTGCGACAGCTCAAGGCTGGGCCTTGGCGTGGACCGAAAGCTCTACCTCAGCGGAGTCGATATCTTACGTCGAACTTCTGGCTTCGGGCGCCAAGGCGTGCACTGCTAGCGCCCTTCCGAGCAACAAGCCGGCAGTAGTTGGCGCGGTGGCTTCGCGCGGTGAGGCAAGGCTAGTGGTGTACGGGCAGAACTCGAATCAGAACGCTACGGTTCACGCCGTCAGCTTCGATGCGAAATGCCAAGTGCGCTCGCAGGCAAAGCTCGCGGACATCGACAATCCTGGTTGGATCGATTTTGGCGTCCCAGTTGCCGCTTGGGGAGATCTTGGAACCGCGATCCTATGGGTGGACGAAACATCGGGCCTTACAATGGTGCGTTCCTGGATCTCCGGACCCAACCTCTGCGACAACCCCGTGCCCTGACAAGACGCGCGACCGCGCGCGAGATGAACACGCGGGCGGCGGGCAGGGTTCGCTGGCGAGCGCAGATCTTGTCTTCGACTCGGCTTTTCCGAAGGTCTCAACCGTGCGTGCGAATTGCGGGCGGCACTTCGTCCACAAATGCGGGTCGCTTCTCCACTCCGACACCTCGCCCACCCTGCCAGCGCGCAAGAAGCTTGCCGCGCAAGCCGGTTCCACTCTTTTTGCGGCGGACGGCGGTCGCTTCAATTCCACGTCGAACAGCCAAAGGACCAAAGCAGCGGTAGCATCGAGTGATGGACGATGAGAGGTCGCTCGAGGTCGTGGTGCCAGGGCTGGTCGCGGCGGACCGCGAAGGGCTCGATCTGACGGTCACCCGTCTCGAAGCGAGTGACGCCAACAAGCTCTTGCTCGAGGTGGACACCGGCGGTTCCGCGATCCTCGAGCTCGGCGCGGAGGAAGGATTCTTCGTTTTCGCCCATGGCAAAGCGCGCCTGGTTTCCACCAGCACCGATTCCGGTCGTGCTTTCGTCGACGCCGTCGCGGGCTGGCTGAATCACGAGCCGGACCCTGCGCAGACGGGGGACGAGTCGACCCCGACCGCCGTCACCACGTGTTCATGGGTTCGACTGGGCACGGGGCAGGACGCTATCGGCACATCGTGGTCGGCCTTCAAGCTGTTCTTCGACCAGGGCGAACTGCACGCGGAAGTATTCTTCCGTCTGTCCGAAGACGGACGGCGGGCTCAGTTTCTGGAAAAGTGGTCCGAGTACAGGGAGCGCCTGCTCGCGATATTCGATCGAGCGTTGGGCGGCGCGCCGGCGCGGCGCTGGCGCGCTCGGTCGAGTCCACGCATCATCGCGCCCGGCCGCCGATCGTTCGGCGAAGAAGACGCGTTCGAAGCCTGCGTGCCCGAGGGCTGGAACGTGTCGTGGCGACAGGAGGGCCACTGGCGCATCGCCGACGCGAACGATGAAATGATGATCGAGATGTCCTGCTTGCATCTTCCGCCGTTGCCGCCGGAGGCTCCCGACGTCCCGGCGCGGCTCCGCGACCTCATCGACGGCAGCGAGCATCGTGCGGAAGCGTCTCCAATCGTGACGTTTATGCGAGGCGAGACGACGATCTCGTGGAGCGAGTACGCGTTCCTTTCCAAAGACACGAAACGCCCAGAAGCAGCGAAAAGGCCCGCGCGCGGTCGCTGGTTGATCGCCGCCAACCGCTGGGTTCAGGTGCTCATCACGGCGTGCTGGTGGGAAGCGGACATCGCCGAAGCGGAGCAGGCATGGACCAGCGTCGTCGACAGCCTGCACCTGGCCGGACGAATCTCGGAGCGATTGCAGCCGAAGGGATCGGCCTGACGGGCTCTCAGCTCACCGCGGCCTTCAGCGTGCGCCGCACGAACACGGGCACCATCTCGCGGCGGTAGTCTTCGTCGCCGGGGACGTTCGGCATGGGGTGACACTGCTTGAACGCGTGCTCCGCGAGGCGCGCCGTCGCCTCCGTGAAGCTCCGCTCTCCCGGCTTTGCGCCGCGCAGCGTGTCCGCCGCCCCTTTGACGCGCACCGGGCGCGCCGCGAGCGCCACGATGACGACGTCCGCGTCGCGGACGCTGCCGCGTTCCACGTCGACCCGCGTGGCCACGCCGAGCTCGGGAAAATCGATGGCCGCGCGATTCCGGAGCTTGCCGTACGCGCCGCGATGGCCCGCGGCCTGCGGCGGGATGCGGATCTCCGTCAAGAGCTCGCTGGGCGCGGCGTGCTTGTTCCACACCCCGTCGCTCTTCCACAAGTCGTCCACGAGGAGCTCGCGCCGCCCCGACATGCCCTCGAAAATCAGGCGAGCCCCGAGCGTCATCAAGGCGGGCGCCGTATCGTTGCTGGCCGCGGCGACGCACTTGCGACCGCCGGCGACCACGTGGCACACGGTTCCGTCCTTCTTGAGACAGAAGCCGAGGCTCTTCCGCCAGAAGTACGTCTGGTTGTAGTAGCGGCAGCGGGTGTCGAGCATCACGTTGCCGCCCGCGGTGCCCATGCGCCGGAGTTGCGGCCCGGACACCACGCCGGCGGCTTGTGCCAAAGCGGGCGCGTGGGCGATGACGTCGGCGTGCGCTGCGAGCTGATCCAGCCGCGCCATGGCGCCGATGCGGAGCGTGCCGTCGGCTTCGCGTTGGATGGCGCCGAGCCCTGCCACGCGTTCGAGGCTCACCAGCAGCTTGGGCTCGAACAGGCGATGCTTCAGGTTGGGCAGCAAGTCCGTGCCACCGGCGACGATCATCGCTTCGCCCTCGTGGGCGGACAGCAGCGCTACGGCGTCCGCCACGCTTTCGGGCAGGGCGACCTGGAACTTGGGCAACCGCAGCACTACTCGGCTCCTTTGGCGAGCTCACGCTGTTGGGCGCTGTCGCGCAGAGCCCGGAGCACCTTGGCTGCCGTGAGCGGTAGCTCGCGCAGGCGAATGCCCACGGCGTCGAACACCGCGTTGGCGATGGCGGGGATCGCGGGATGCAGCGGACCTTCGCCGGCTTCCTTGGCGCCGTAGGGTCCTTCCGGATCCACGCTCTCCACGATGATGGCGCTGAGGTCCGGCACATCCAGAGACGTGGGAATGGGGTAGTCCAGGAGCGAGGGGCCGGCGTGCA
It includes:
- a CDS encoding putative metal-binding motif-containing protein; this encodes MSGSGGTGGLPADCTGDTECDDKDMCNGKETCNNGKCQNGTPPQCTNPDGVHCSAACEPSTGDCIIKGLDADSDQHLDAKCTAATTPGDDCDDTNDKVYTGADEVCDGIDNDCNGKDELEEGTPMLGGVSDLVEGQFPAIAWSPTDKHYGVVWLDPFGDGINYARIDQNGQLDTSSRKQVTKQTSRPRIAWSGTEFGVSWIDNGQVMFRRVLPDGTFPDVAKVVSESFSAAPDTSADLAGTSSGWIVAWSDITSNPWGRIRVRAISATGTPQDFDHEVGDTGGSNREPAISSGFAGVLVARERGALQFSTSIKAFRLSSALATVGDAAVSADPLPNAAQGIHPAASATAQGWALAWTESSTSAESISYVELLASGAKACTASALPSNKPAVVGAVASRGEARLVVYGQNSNQNATVHAVSFDAKCQVRSQAKLADIDNPGWIDFGVPVAAWGDLGTAILWVDETSGLTMVRSWISGPNLCDNPVP
- a CDS encoding FAD binding domain-containing protein; protein product: MLRLPKFQVALPESVADAVALLSAHEGEAMIVAGGTDLLPNLKHRLFEPKLLVSLERVAGLGAIQREADGTLRIGAMARLDQLAAHADVIAHAPALAQAAGVVSGPQLRRMGTAGGNVMLDTRCRYYNQTYFWRKSLGFCLKKDGTVCHVVAGGRKCVAAASNDTAPALMTLGARLIFEGMSGRRELLVDDLWKSDGVWNKHAAPSELLTEIRIPPQAAGHRGAYGKLRNRAAIDFPELGVATRVDVERGSVRDADVVIVALAARPVRVKGAADTLRGAKPGERSFTEATARLAEHAFKQCHPMPNVPGDEDYRREMVPVFVRRTLKAAVS